One Cupriavidus basilensis genomic window carries:
- a CDS encoding class I adenylate-forming enzyme family protein, which yields MIITSRQDIDRYTRAGWWGRETLFDVFRQAAALSPDAVALVDPPNRQDFTDGTPVRLTWREVADKVARLASVLLDAGLRRDEVIIAQLPTTHEFPLVYLACWQLGIIVSPVPMQYREHELRHIVSHVSARAYLGVRRLGKTCHASVAAVLADEHPTLRDVLLFGDDVPAGMVSLDAALRQPADLARLARHETLHPVDANDVATIIWTSGTESRPKAVPRTHNQWLVSRRLMTDAAGLQPGCRILSPRLLSTMGGISGSLITWLDRAARLVLHQPMSLEIFLRQIQDERIEFTSGPPAVLHELLKHESMLGDVDLSCLRHISSGSAALSEWVVRTFLDRHGVEILNFYGSSEGASLAATARDLPDPAERGRYFPRYGVTQCVSTQGSAAYVETQLIDPATGEMIETPGQTGELCFRGPGVFSGYFRMPEITSRTFTESGFYRTGDLFRIAGERGQYLEFVGRAKDIIVRGGTNISAEELESLLIGHPEIDCVAVVGYPDDRLGEKVCAVIVPASDAASEPPSLEALCDYLLHVRQVAIYKLPQRLLVLPELPRNPAGKILKAPLRELARQGADVTP from the coding sequence ATGATCATCACCTCCAGACAAGATATCGACCGGTACACGCGCGCAGGCTGGTGGGGCCGAGAAACGCTCTTCGACGTCTTCCGCCAGGCGGCGGCGCTATCACCTGACGCCGTCGCTCTGGTCGACCCGCCCAACCGCCAGGACTTCACCGATGGTACGCCCGTCCGGCTGACGTGGCGCGAAGTGGCCGACAAGGTCGCCCGCCTAGCGTCCGTGCTGCTTGACGCCGGCCTGCGCCGCGACGAAGTTATCATCGCCCAGTTGCCGACGACGCACGAGTTTCCCCTCGTCTACCTCGCCTGCTGGCAGCTCGGCATCATCGTTTCGCCCGTGCCGATGCAGTATCGCGAGCACGAGCTGCGCCACATCGTCAGCCACGTCAGCGCACGCGCTTATCTCGGCGTGCGCCGGCTCGGCAAGACCTGCCACGCCTCCGTGGCCGCCGTGCTGGCGGACGAGCATCCCACGCTGCGGGACGTCCTGCTGTTCGGCGACGACGTGCCGGCCGGCATGGTGAGCCTCGATGCCGCCCTGCGCCAGCCCGCAGACCTCGCCCGGCTCGCCCGCCACGAAACGCTTCATCCCGTGGACGCGAACGACGTCGCCACGATCATCTGGACATCCGGCACCGAATCCCGGCCCAAGGCGGTCCCGCGCACGCACAACCAGTGGCTAGTGTCGCGCCGACTGATGACCGATGCCGCGGGCCTGCAGCCGGGCTGCCGTATCCTCTCGCCCCGCCTGCTCAGCACGATGGGCGGGATCTCCGGAAGCCTGATCACCTGGCTGGATCGCGCTGCCCGCCTGGTCCTGCACCAGCCAATGTCGCTGGAGATCTTCCTGCGCCAGATCCAGGATGAGCGGATTGAATTCACGAGTGGCCCGCCGGCCGTGTTGCACGAGCTCCTGAAGCATGAATCCATGCTGGGCGACGTCGATCTCTCCTGCCTGCGCCACATCAGCTCCGGTTCGGCCGCGCTTTCGGAGTGGGTCGTGCGTACCTTCCTGGACCGCCACGGCGTAGAGATTCTGAATTTCTATGGTTCCAGCGAAGGCGCCTCGCTGGCTGCGACCGCCCGGGACCTGCCCGACCCTGCTGAGCGCGGCCGCTACTTCCCTCGCTATGGCGTGACCCAGTGCGTCTCAACGCAAGGCTCGGCAGCATACGTCGAGACCCAGCTGATCGACCCGGCCACCGGCGAGATGATCGAAACGCCGGGCCAGACCGGCGAACTGTGCTTTCGCGGCCCCGGCGTGTTCTCGGGCTACTTCCGCATGCCGGAGATCACCTCGCGCACGTTCACGGAAAGCGGCTTCTACCGGACCGGCGACCTGTTTCGCATCGCCGGCGAACGGGGACAGTACCTGGAGTTCGTCGGGCGGGCCAAGGACATCATCGTGCGCGGGGGAACCAACATTTCCGCCGAGGAGCTGGAGTCCCTGCTGATCGGCCATCCCGAGATCGACTGCGTGGCCGTGGTCGGCTATCCGGACGACAGGCTCGGAGAAAAGGTGTGCGCCGTGATCGTTCCCGCGTCTGATGCCGCGAGCGAGCCGCCGAGCCTGGAAGCGCTGTGCGACTACCTGCTGCATGTGCGGCAGGTCGCCATCTACAAGCTGCCGCAGCGCCTGCTCGTGCTGCCCGAACTGCCCCGCAATCCCGCCGGCAAGATCCTCAAGGCGCCGCTGCGCGAACTGGCGCGGCAAGGTGCGGACGTCACGCCCTAA
- a CDS encoding NAD(P)H-dependent flavin oxidoreductase — MTTTAPSSSLFEHLDLPLIVAPMFLVSSVELVTAACANGAIGALPSLNARTPEILDDWLGQIGRARNARLSSGQRCAPWAVNLVAHTSNRRLQPDLELCVRHKAPLVITALGGPRAVVEAVHSYGGLVFADVNTPEYARKAAASGVDGLVLVCSGAGGHTGPMSAPAFVSAVREFFDGYIVVGGGMSDGASLRAVQAMGADFGYMGTRFIATDESHAVQAYKQMVVDCAFPDIICTNAITGAWANKLRPSLVAAGLNPDNLKPRDRFDLSNREEDAKAWKDLWSAGHGVGQIRAVESAAAVIARLRAEFRHAVARLNTDPWAARARAGQL, encoded by the coding sequence ATGACAACAACCGCCCCCTCCTCTTCACTGTTCGAGCATCTCGACCTTCCCCTCATCGTCGCCCCGATGTTTCTGGTGTCTTCTGTCGAACTGGTCACGGCCGCCTGCGCCAATGGAGCAATTGGCGCCTTGCCTTCCCTCAACGCCCGGACGCCCGAGATCCTCGACGACTGGCTCGGCCAGATCGGCCGGGCGCGCAACGCCCGCCTGTCGAGCGGCCAGCGGTGCGCGCCGTGGGCCGTCAACCTGGTCGCGCATACGTCCAATAGGCGGCTCCAGCCCGACCTCGAGCTCTGTGTCCGGCACAAGGCGCCGCTGGTGATCACCGCGCTGGGCGGTCCGCGCGCGGTGGTCGAGGCCGTGCACAGCTACGGCGGTCTGGTCTTCGCCGACGTCAACACGCCCGAGTACGCCCGCAAGGCCGCTGCCAGCGGCGTGGATGGCCTGGTGCTGGTCTGTTCGGGTGCCGGTGGACATACGGGACCGATGTCCGCGCCCGCCTTCGTCAGCGCAGTACGGGAATTCTTCGACGGCTACATCGTCGTCGGCGGCGGCATGAGCGACGGCGCTTCCCTGCGCGCCGTGCAGGCGATGGGTGCGGATTTCGGCTACATGGGCACGCGCTTCATCGCAACCGACGAGAGTCATGCCGTGCAGGCCTACAAGCAGATGGTGGTGGACTGCGCCTTCCCCGACATCATATGCACGAACGCCATCACCGGTGCGTGGGCAAACAAGCTGCGGCCGAGCCTCGTCGCCGCCGGACTCAATCCCGACAACCTGAAGCCGCGCGACCGCTTCGACCTCAGCAACCGCGAGGAAGATGCCAAGGCGTGGAAGGACCTGTGGTCGGCCGGGCACGGCGTCGGACAGATCCGCGCCGTCGAGTCCGCCGCCGCCGTCATCGCACGCCTGCGCGCCGAGTTCCGCCACGCGGTGGCCCGTCTGAACACCGACCCCTGGGCCGCCCGTGCGCGCGCCGGCCAACTGTGA